A genomic region of Catalinimonas niigatensis contains the following coding sequences:
- a CDS encoding response regulator, which yields MIDLVMLIDDNDTDNFISKRIIELTQFARQVVAKSSGQSALEYLHQHQEQSDQLPNLIFLDINMPIVDGFMFLYEFENFPPSVRNKCKVVILSSSDNQRDINRLINNNHVIKYITKPLTQVALEEIKEL from the coding sequence ATGATAGATTTAGTAATGCTAATTGATGATAACGATACCGATAATTTTATCAGTAAACGCATCATTGAGCTTACCCAATTTGCCCGCCAGGTGGTAGCTAAGAGCAGTGGACAGAGTGCTTTAGAATATCTCCACCAACATCAGGAACAATCTGATCAATTACCCAATCTTATTTTTCTGGATATCAACATGCCTATCGTTGATGGTTTTATGTTTTTGTATGAATTTGAAAATTTTCCTCCTTCTGTTCGGAATAAGTGTAAGGTAGTTATCTTATCCAGCTCGGACAATCAGCGTGATATCAACCGCTTAATCAATAACAATCACGTGATCAAATACATTACTAAGCCACTCACCCAGGTAGCATTAGAAGAGATCAAGGAGCTTTAG
- the nhaC gene encoding Na+/H+ antiporter NhaC, translating into MSKQKREPTFWEAMIPVLFLIIMLSVNVGFVFREDAISGSNQIILILSATVAALIALRTGIQWEELQDGIVKSISASMSAILILLLIGSLAGTWLLSGIVPAMIYYGLQILNPTIFLFAATIICAVVSLATGSSWSTVATVGIALLGIGKALGLSEGLIGGAIISGAYFGDKMSPLSDTTNLAPAMAGTDLFTHIRYMVYTTVPSIIITLIIFLVIGFTSDTATVTGGIDEVLASIDSAFNINGWLFIVPALVIFMIVRKVPALPALLAGTLLGGLFAIIFQPQALQQVAGGETGALGAYIAVMKALYTDISITTDNEMVNNLLSTGGMYGMLNTVWLIICAMIFGGVMESAGMLQRITKSIVKLAHSTGSLIASTGFTSIFFNFTASDQYLAIVVPGRMYAETYKERGLKPEVLSRTLEDTGTVTSVLIPWNTCGATQASVLGVATFVYAPFAFFCIISPLMTMAFGFLNIKIHRYDDDEVEKEIVIEKNA; encoded by the coding sequence ATGAGTAAGCAAAAAAGAGAGCCGACATTTTGGGAAGCCATGATTCCTGTGCTTTTCCTGATCATTATGTTGTCGGTGAATGTAGGTTTTGTTTTTAGAGAAGATGCCATTTCTGGTTCCAACCAAATTATCCTGATTTTATCTGCGACAGTAGCTGCTCTTATTGCTTTAAGAACCGGTATACAGTGGGAAGAACTACAGGATGGCATCGTCAAAAGCATCAGCGCTTCTATGTCAGCCATATTAATTTTGTTGCTTATAGGATCTCTGGCAGGTACCTGGCTGCTCAGTGGAATTGTGCCCGCCATGATTTATTATGGTCTACAAATACTAAACCCTACTATTTTTCTTTTTGCAGCTACTATTATCTGTGCCGTTGTTTCACTGGCTACAGGGAGCAGCTGGTCTACAGTAGCTACTGTAGGAATTGCATTGCTAGGAATCGGAAAGGCCTTAGGTTTAAGCGAAGGATTAATTGGAGGTGCTATTATTTCGGGAGCCTATTTTGGAGATAAAATGTCTCCCCTATCAGATACTACTAATTTAGCTCCTGCGATGGCCGGTACCGATCTGTTTACACATATTCGCTATATGGTCTACACTACTGTACCTTCTATTATTATCACCTTAATCATATTTTTAGTAATCGGTTTTACTTCTGATACCGCCACCGTTACGGGAGGAATAGACGAAGTGCTTGCTTCTATAGACAGTGCTTTTAATATCAATGGATGGTTGTTTATTGTACCTGCGCTGGTAATCTTTATGATTGTCAGAAAGGTGCCGGCCCTACCTGCACTATTGGCAGGCACACTACTGGGCGGTCTTTTCGCGATTATCTTTCAACCCCAGGCTTTACAGCAGGTTGCTGGTGGTGAGACAGGGGCATTAGGTGCATATATAGCCGTGATGAAAGCACTTTATACAGATATCAGCATCACTACAGACAATGAAATGGTGAATAATCTGCTCTCCACTGGAGGCATGTACGGTATGCTCAATACTGTCTGGCTGATCATCTGTGCCATGATCTTCGGTGGTGTAATGGAGTCGGCGGGTATGTTACAACGCATTACCAAATCTATTGTAAAGCTTGCACATTCTACCGGTTCCCTGATCGCTTCTACAGGTTTTACTTCTATCTTTTTTAATTTCACAGCATCGGATCAGTATCTGGCCATTGTGGTGCCGGGAAGGATGTATGCTGAGACGTATAAGGAAAGAGGCTTAAAACCTGAAGTATTGAGTAGGACACTGGAAGATACCGGGACAGTTACTTCAGTGCTGATTCCCTGGAATACCTGCGGTGCCACCCAGGCTTCTGTGTTGGGTGTGGCAACGTTTGTCTACGCTCCTTTTGCATTTTTTTGCATCATCAGTCCTCTTATGACGATGGCGTTCGGCTTTCTCAACATTAAGATTCACCGTTATGATGACGATGAAGTAGAAAAAGAAATAGTTATAGAAAAAAATGCTTGA
- the dnaX gene encoding DNA polymerase III subunit gamma/tau, whose product MENFVVSARKYRPTGFEEVVGQGHITTTLQNAINNNQLAQALLFCGPRGVGKTTCARILAKKINGYDSQEQANSMNIYELDAASNNSVDDIRNLIDQVRYPPQQGTYKVYIIDEVHMLSNQAFNAFLKTLEEPPSYAIFILATTEKHKVIPTILSRCQIYDFNRIQVGHIVDHLKEIAAKENIEVEEEALNLIAQKADGALRDALSIFDLIVTFSSDRKVSYQTTIKNLHILDYDYYFKVTDYLIGQNIPQVMLLFDEILKKGFDGHNFIVGLGEHLRNLMVCKDKATVQLLEVSESVQTRYLEQAASASASFLLTALNLAGNCDLSYKSSKNQRLHVELVLMKMAYISSAVQMAQVIRPEAQQESLQEEKKKSSREVDENSSSPVAQKKEIDTSQFQQLQSTIKIPKAEEIRQQALKKEPVHEEVVVAEEEPEKEHYAMGMRPIEVSKLRQEWAKFAEQKKLSGRDSVYMVLNQEVNLMDDGATVPLKMSNTLQMDVLNEIRVELIQYLRKQLHNSHLNVTAELVKDEKQKKLYTASEKLTYLMDKNPQVRMLKERLGLDPDY is encoded by the coding sequence ATGGAGAATTTTGTAGTATCAGCCCGGAAGTACCGGCCTACCGGATTTGAGGAAGTAGTAGGGCAGGGACATATCACGACCACCCTGCAAAATGCAATTAATAACAACCAACTGGCGCAAGCATTGCTATTCTGTGGGCCTCGCGGAGTAGGTAAAACAACCTGTGCGCGTATTCTAGCCAAAAAAATCAATGGATATGATAGCCAGGAACAGGCTAATTCCATGAATATTTATGAGCTTGATGCCGCTTCCAATAACTCAGTGGATGATATCCGAAACCTGATTGATCAGGTGCGCTACCCACCTCAACAGGGTACATACAAAGTCTATATCATAGATGAGGTACACATGCTCTCCAACCAGGCTTTCAATGCTTTTCTGAAAACTTTGGAAGAACCTCCTTCTTATGCCATCTTTATCCTGGCCACTACCGAAAAGCATAAGGTAATCCCTACGATACTTTCACGTTGCCAGATTTATGACTTCAACCGCATACAGGTTGGTCATATTGTAGATCATCTAAAGGAAATTGCGGCTAAGGAAAATATTGAGGTAGAGGAAGAAGCGCTGAACCTGATTGCACAAAAAGCAGATGGTGCTCTACGGGATGCGCTTTCCATTTTTGACCTGATAGTGACATTCTCTTCGGACCGGAAAGTCAGCTACCAGACTACCATCAAAAATCTGCATATCCTTGATTATGATTATTACTTTAAGGTGACAGACTACCTGATAGGGCAAAATATACCTCAGGTAATGCTCCTCTTTGATGAGATATTGAAAAAAGGATTTGATGGCCATAATTTCATTGTTGGATTAGGGGAGCATCTTCGTAACCTGATGGTCTGTAAGGACAAAGCCACCGTCCAATTGCTTGAAGTGTCGGAAAGTGTACAGACACGCTACCTCGAACAGGCAGCCAGTGCATCCGCTTCATTTTTACTGACTGCCCTCAATCTGGCAGGTAACTGTGATCTGAGTTATAAAAGCAGCAAAAACCAGCGCTTGCACGTAGAACTTGTACTCATGAAGATGGCATACATTAGTTCAGCAGTACAGATGGCACAAGTAATACGGCCGGAAGCACAGCAGGAAAGCCTTCAGGAAGAGAAAAAAAAAAGTAGCCGTGAGGTAGACGAAAATTCTTCTTCACCTGTAGCTCAAAAAAAAGAAATAGATACCTCACAATTTCAACAGTTACAGAGTACTATTAAAATTCCTAAAGCGGAAGAGATACGCCAGCAGGCGCTTAAAAAAGAACCTGTGCATGAAGAAGTAGTGGTAGCAGAAGAAGAACCCGAGAAAGAGCACTATGCAATGGGTATGCGCCCCATTGAAGTAAGTAAGCTCCGACAGGAATGGGCTAAATTTGCTGAGCAGAAAAAATTGTCAGGAAGAGATTCTGTTTATATGGTGCTCAATCAGGAAGTAAACCTGATGGATGATGGGGCGACAGTGCCCTTAAAAATGAGTAACACCCTACAGATGGATGTGCTAAATGAAATAAGAGTAGAACTTATTCAGTATTTGAGAAAGCAACTCCATAACTCCCATCTTAATGTAACGGCGGAACTGGTAAAAGATGAAAAACAGAAAAAACTCTATACGGCCTCAGAAAAGTTAACTTACCTGATGGATAAGAATCCTCAAGTACGCATGCTCAAAGAAAGACTGGGATTAGACCCGGATTATTGA
- a CDS encoding DUF3078 domain-containing protein, giving the protein MKSFCFLITLCFTVSFNILAQDVDIKGEESFWRTGGEFNVTFQQVVLNNWAGGGKSSLALGGVASTYLTYDDTTHRRWENRLVVNYGISKIGDDNDRFIKTKDNLILTSRYGRKLSTHLYLSGLADFRSQIAQGFKFIQLNDSVSDAQLVSEFMAPAFLVTSLGVTYSPRKRSLIEEDKKAQKQEENYFALTLSPFSGKFTFVLNEDLVANEQYNTEGKRVKAEAGSSLALGINRKIWKNVIFNTNLNLFSAFEKFQNVDINLESLLILKVNKYIMSNISLQLIYDDDINVQRDDGTEGPAMQIQHAINVGFSYGF; this is encoded by the coding sequence ATGAAATCATTTTGTTTTTTGATTACTTTATGTTTTACTGTTTCCTTTAATATCCTTGCCCAGGATGTTGATATTAAAGGAGAAGAAAGTTTTTGGAGAACTGGAGGAGAATTTAATGTTACCTTTCAACAAGTTGTCCTGAATAACTGGGCCGGGGGAGGCAAAAGTTCTCTTGCCTTGGGAGGAGTAGCAAGTACCTACCTGACATACGATGATACTACTCATCGACGATGGGAGAATCGGCTGGTAGTGAATTATGGTATAAGTAAAATCGGGGATGATAATGATCGCTTTATCAAAACCAAAGACAATCTTATCCTTACTTCTCGTTATGGACGCAAGCTCAGCACACACTTGTATCTCTCTGGTCTGGCAGACTTCCGCAGTCAAATTGCTCAGGGATTCAAGTTTATACAGCTCAATGATAGCGTCTCAGATGCCCAGTTAGTTTCTGAATTTATGGCTCCCGCTTTTCTGGTTACTTCTTTGGGGGTAACCTATTCTCCTAGAAAAAGAAGCCTGATTGAAGAAGATAAAAAAGCACAGAAACAGGAGGAGAATTACTTTGCACTTACTCTTTCTCCATTTTCCGGAAAGTTTACTTTTGTATTGAATGAAGACCTGGTTGCAAATGAACAATACAATACGGAGGGCAAAAGAGTGAAAGCTGAAGCAGGCTCCAGCCTTGCCCTGGGTATTAACCGAAAGATTTGGAAAAACGTGATTTTCAACACAAATCTTAATCTTTTTTCTGCCTTTGAAAAATTTCAGAATGTTGACATTAACCTGGAGTCTTTGCTCATATTGAAGGTGAACAAGTACATTATGTCAAACATTTCTCTACAGTTAATTTATGATGATGACATTAATGTTCAGCGAGACGATGGTACAGAAGGCCCTGCGATGCAAATTCAACATGCCATTAACGTCGGTTTCTCTTATGGTTTTTGA
- a CDS encoding MarR family winged helix-turn-helix transcriptional regulator, whose amino-acid sequence MKKEETVDYNIKTAWHAIYRMYNQEALKSDFTTSIGFVLLNIDSKEGTPATKIAPLIGLESRSLTRMLKNMEEKGFIVKKPDLNDRRSVRIFLTDLGKEKKEISRKTVLGFNHYVREEIPEDKLRTFFEVISVINRIVEEGIPQTIIEE is encoded by the coding sequence ATGAAAAAGGAAGAAACTGTAGATTATAATATCAAAACTGCCTGGCATGCCATCTATCGCATGTATAACCAGGAAGCTTTGAAAAGCGATTTTACTACCTCCATTGGCTTTGTACTCTTAAATATCGATTCCAAAGAAGGTACTCCAGCCACCAAAATTGCTCCCCTGATTGGCTTAGAATCGCGTAGCCTGACGCGTATGCTCAAAAATATGGAAGAAAAAGGGTTTATTGTGAAAAAGCCTGATCTGAACGACCGCAGGTCAGTCCGGATTTTTCTTACCGATTTGGGTAAAGAAAAAAAAGAAATCTCACGAAAAACAGTGCTTGGTTTTAACCATTATGTAAGAGAGGAAATTCCTGAAGATAAATTAAGGACATTTTTTGAAGTGATATCTGTTATCAATCGTATAGTAGAAGAAG
- a CDS encoding LysM peptidoglycan-binding domain-containing protein, giving the protein MYKTILLLGLLFLSLNIQAQYTLEVPSVIPFADMQLELTPEVRKKIQTDVDALIRYEKYFNAKVEKVDAHFPLIEQILREENVPEDIKYLVIQESALVGDAVSSSNAVGYWQFKAATGREVGLTINNEVDERMNIINATHGAARYFKNNNTFFDNWLYALLAYYAGPGGALKIADKKHYGAKRMKLDGNTHWYVIKYLAHKIAFERAVGKDPQPKIVLFAYTEGNGKTLAQVAKEFELEADDLDPYNRWVRKNRIPEDKTYHVIVPDYSGSHDEPLLAETTSPQKTTPNTVTVPEAVQQKPSKATKYTETESTGRFPLVRQGSRWGKNVTLVNNIPGIVANANDNIRSLSDKTSVPPSKLVNYNDLTSKQSGIIAGKPYYLKNKRNKAPVHYHVVEQGETLWSVSQRFGIKLNKLMRNNRMLKEQALKPGLVLWLRFIRPAHIPEEYRSAPHDVQPREATPRQDQITVSSSRPDVKSNPKSVRNPSASSQETSRQVNENPLRPVISPTASSKPAYQETNKESPPEEVKDNHSGFSQKKNDEPILVPSVSTQSVASNPDAEYHTVKAGETLYSIAKQYDLTIPQLTSYNNIPWDAPLKVGQTLTLRNTDAKTEAPPLSTNSSDSNTFVVHEVKSGETMYKVARHYEVTIKELMEWNDKKDFDVSIGEKLKVRKK; this is encoded by the coding sequence ATGTATAAGACGATTTTGCTTCTTGGATTACTTTTTCTTAGCCTGAACATACAGGCACAATATACCTTAGAAGTACCTTCGGTGATACCTTTTGCTGATATGCAGTTGGAACTGACTCCCGAAGTCCGTAAAAAGATTCAAACAGATGTAGATGCTTTAATACGTTACGAAAAATATTTCAATGCTAAAGTAGAGAAAGTGGATGCGCATTTTCCTCTCATTGAACAAATACTTCGTGAAGAGAATGTACCTGAAGATATCAAATATCTGGTAATACAGGAAAGCGCACTGGTGGGCGACGCTGTATCTTCATCTAATGCAGTAGGGTATTGGCAGTTCAAAGCGGCTACCGGGCGTGAGGTAGGGCTCACCATCAATAATGAAGTGGATGAACGAATGAACATCATCAATGCTACGCATGGAGCTGCCCGATATTTTAAAAATAACAATACTTTCTTTGACAACTGGCTTTACGCATTACTTGCCTACTACGCCGGACCAGGAGGTGCCCTGAAAATTGCTGATAAGAAGCACTATGGCGCCAAACGTATGAAATTGGATGGCAATACGCATTGGTATGTCATTAAGTATCTGGCGCACAAAATAGCTTTTGAACGAGCCGTGGGTAAAGATCCTCAGCCTAAAATTGTGCTTTTTGCTTATACTGAAGGAAATGGTAAAACTTTAGCTCAGGTAGCTAAAGAGTTTGAATTGGAAGCAGATGATCTTGATCCTTATAACAGATGGGTAAGAAAAAACCGCATTCCTGAGGATAAGACTTATCATGTGATAGTGCCCGACTACAGTGGATCTCATGATGAACCACTATTGGCTGAGACTACCTCTCCACAAAAAACAACACCAAATACTGTTACTGTACCGGAGGCCGTACAGCAAAAGCCTAGCAAAGCGACAAAGTATACAGAAACAGAAAGCACAGGTCGTTTTCCTCTCGTCAGACAAGGCTCTCGCTGGGGAAAAAATGTGACTTTGGTCAATAATATTCCTGGTATAGTAGCCAATGCCAATGATAATATTCGTTCCCTCAGCGACAAGACCAGTGTACCTCCATCTAAATTGGTGAACTACAACGACCTGACCAGTAAGCAGTCAGGAATCATTGCTGGTAAACCTTACTATCTTAAAAATAAGCGAAATAAAGCACCTGTGCATTATCATGTCGTTGAACAGGGAGAGACTTTGTGGAGCGTTTCTCAGCGTTTTGGCATTAAGTTAAATAAACTGATGCGTAATAATCGTATGCTTAAAGAGCAGGCACTTAAACCAGGCCTGGTACTCTGGTTGAGGTTTATTCGCCCGGCTCATATTCCTGAAGAGTACCGTTCAGCACCTCATGATGTACAACCGCGTGAAGCCACTCCACGGCAAGACCAAATAACGGTGTCCTCTTCTCGGCCAGACGTTAAATCTAATCCCAAGAGCGTAAGAAACCCCTCTGCATCATCTCAAGAAACTTCAAGACAGGTGAATGAAAATCCTCTCAGGCCGGTCATTTCTCCCACAGCCTCTTCAAAACCCGCTTATCAGGAAACCAACAAAGAGTCTCCACCCGAAGAAGTAAAAGATAATCATTCTGGCTTCTCCCAAAAAAAGAATGATGAGCCAATATTAGTGCCTTCTGTCTCCACTCAAAGTGTGGCATCAAACCCTGATGCTGAGTATCATACAGTAAAAGCCGGAGAAACGTTATATAGTATTGCCAAGCAGTACGATCTTACTATACCTCAGCTTACCAGCTATAACAATATCCCCTGGGATGCGCCCCTGAAAGTAGGCCAGACCCTTACGTTGAGAAACACTGATGCAAAAACAGAAGCTCCACCCCTCTCTACTAACAGCAGTGATAGCAATACTTTTGTGGTGCATGAAGTGAAGTCCGGAGAAACGATGTACAAAGTAGCTCGACATTACGAAGTCACCATCAAAGAACTCATGGAATGGAATGATAAAAAGGATTTTGACGTGAGTATAGGAGAAAAGCTAAAAGTGAGAAAGAAGTAG
- a CDS encoding O-methyltransferase, protein MTLLPEDIEQYISEHSHPAPEYLQALERETNMKVLMPQMISGSLQGNVLAMFVHMLQPKNILEIGTFTGYSALWMAQALPDDGMITTIDINEELEDMVRNYIARSQLAHKIRYIIGNALEVMPTLEDTYDMVFIDADKVNYQAYYDMVLPNVRRGGFIIADNVLWGGQITQEEKLKINGRAIRKFNDYVHNDPRVEHVLFPIRDGLMIARKL, encoded by the coding sequence ATGACACTCTTACCTGAAGACATTGAGCAGTATATTTCTGAACACAGTCATCCTGCCCCTGAATACTTGCAAGCCCTTGAGCGTGAGACCAACATGAAGGTCCTGATGCCCCAGATGATCTCCGGATCATTGCAGGGAAATGTGCTCGCCATGTTTGTCCATATGTTACAGCCCAAAAATATTCTGGAGATTGGCACTTTTACCGGATACTCTGCACTCTGGATGGCACAGGCTTTGCCTGATGATGGCATGATCACCACCATTGATATCAATGAGGAACTGGAGGATATGGTGCGTAATTATATTGCGAGGTCACAGTTGGCCCATAAAATCCGGTATATCATCGGCAATGCACTGGAAGTGATGCCTACGCTGGAGGATACCTACGACATGGTATTTATTGATGCGGATAAAGTAAACTACCAAGCTTACTATGATATGGTATTACCTAATGTACGCAGGGGTGGATTTATAATTGCTGACAATGTGTTGTGGGGAGGACAGATAACTCAGGAGGAAAAGCTCAAGATTAATGGAAGAGCTATCCGGAAATTTAATGATTACGTACATAATGACCCGCGTGTGGAACACGTTCTATTTCCTATAAGAGATGGGTTGATGATTGCCAGAAAACTTTAG